From one Paenibacillus sp. FSL K6-1330 genomic stretch:
- a CDS encoding FixH family protein, translated as MRRLGLFVLLACVLLLVSCSPAPASDPEVEALIQVDLILPTGPVETLQSVPFEARVTQGEEPVADAQEVSFEFRLVGQDEHDLIDTNHAENGSYRIDKTFEAEGTYEVTAHVTARGMHVMPKKEIVVGNPGKK; from the coding sequence ATGAGGAGATTAGGGTTATTTGTCCTTTTGGCGTGTGTACTTCTGTTAGTATCGTGTTCTCCGGCTCCTGCGTCCGATCCAGAGGTTGAAGCATTGATTCAGGTTGATCTGATTTTACCGACCGGCCCGGTGGAGACCTTGCAATCGGTTCCCTTTGAGGCGCGAGTGACGCAAGGTGAAGAACCTGTAGCAGATGCGCAAGAGGTGAGTTTTGAATTCCGGCTGGTCGGTCAGGACGAACATGATTTGATTGACACTAACCATGCTGAAAACGGCAGTTACCGGATCGATAAGACATTTGAAGCGGAAGGGACCTATGAAGTGACTGCGCATGTTACGGCAAGAGGCATGCATGTGATGCCGAAGAAAGAGATCGTTGTAGGAAATCCGGGGAAAAAGTGA
- a CDS encoding redoxin domain-containing protein — protein MNLIARSTWVRGLILAILLAAAAYALFQSMMKDGQIAEIGHAAPGFEAVNLQGEPVRLSDYKGQAVLLNFWASWCGPCVNEMPILNEAYAQEPGVEIIAVNIGESREKAEAFVRKHQLDIPIVLDQQNKIKGKYGISGLPVTVLIDDQGNIVDRVTGELPSLEFIREMMDRIR, from the coding sequence ATGAACCTTATCGCTCGTTCAACATGGGTCCGAGGGCTGATTCTGGCAATTCTTCTGGCAGCCGCTGCATATGCACTCTTTCAATCCATGATGAAGGATGGCCAGATTGCAGAGATTGGGCATGCCGCGCCTGGCTTTGAAGCGGTGAATCTTCAGGGTGAGCCGGTCCGGCTCTCCGATTATAAAGGGCAGGCCGTGCTACTGAACTTCTGGGCGTCCTGGTGCGGTCCCTGCGTGAACGAAATGCCGATTCTGAACGAAGCGTATGCACAGGAGCCAGGTGTTGAAATAATTGCCGTTAATATAGGCGAAAGCCGCGAGAAAGCAGAGGCGTTCGTTCGGAAGCATCAACTGGATATACCGATCGTGTTGGACCAACAAAATAAAATCAAAGGGAAATACGGCATAAGCGGCCTGCCGGTAACCGTGCTGATCGATGACCAAGGCAATATCGTGGATCGCGTAACTGGTGAGCTGCCAAGCCTTGAATTTATCAGAGAAATGATGGACAGGATTCGATAG
- the cyoE gene encoding heme o synthase codes for MRRRTVLGDWIQLVKPRIIQLNLVAAFGGYWLASKWVIDWGLLCWMLLGTTLTMASSCIFNNIWDHKLDRKMVRTNSRPLATGRIQLTHALWCALVLGILGEWILFLNVNRIAGWLGLLGMFFYIVIYTMWLKRKSTWSTAVGGVSGAVPPVIGYCASTGTVDIGAVLLFCLLFLWQPAHFWSLAIRRVEEYRAAGFPLLPVRKGVRRTKLQMIPYVTLLLPTVILLYVTGFSGPVFLIVSVIGGVIWLWHTLRGMIVSLDERWARTNFLISVNYLMIVFIVMILDTPAI; via the coding sequence ATGAGGAGACGCACCGTACTGGGAGATTGGATACAGCTCGTCAAACCGCGCATTATCCAGCTAAATCTGGTTGCAGCATTCGGAGGCTACTGGCTGGCTTCTAAATGGGTCATAGACTGGGGCTTGTTATGCTGGATGCTGCTTGGTACAACGCTAACGATGGCATCTTCCTGTATCTTCAATAATATTTGGGATCATAAATTGGACCGCAAAATGGTTCGAACGAACAGCAGGCCTCTTGCCACGGGGCGGATTCAGTTAACCCATGCCTTATGGTGTGCTCTGGTCCTTGGTATCTTAGGAGAATGGATCCTGTTCTTAAACGTGAACCGGATTGCAGGTTGGCTCGGTTTGCTGGGGATGTTCTTTTATATTGTCATATACACGATGTGGCTTAAACGGAAGTCAACCTGGAGTACCGCTGTCGGCGGCGTGTCGGGAGCGGTTCCGCCGGTTATCGGATACTGTGCCAGTACGGGAACGGTAGATATCGGAGCTGTTTTGTTATTCTGCTTGCTGTTTTTGTGGCAGCCCGCGCATTTTTGGTCGCTGGCCATCCGGCGGGTGGAGGAGTACAGAGCGGCTGGTTTTCCCTTACTTCCTGTACGAAAAGGGGTCAGGCGCACCAAGCTGCAGATGATTCCTTATGTAACGCTGCTGCTCCCAACCGTCATTTTGCTGTACGTTACCGGTTTTTCCGGTCCCGTATTCCTGATAGTGTCTGTGATCGGTGGCGTTATATGGCTATGGCATACGCTGCGCGGAATGATCGTTTCACTGGATGAACGCTGGGCCAGGACCAATTTTCTGATTTCCGTGAATTATTTGATGATTGTGTTCATTGTTATGATTCTGGACACGCCTGCGATTTAA
- the cyoD gene encoding cytochrome o ubiquinol oxidase subunit IV, with the protein MVPSNTHQAPEGHGSFKSYTIGFICSIILTLIPIIIVMNDWLDGTWNTVVLMIAAVLQLMVQLLFFMHLREENKPRYNLISLVLGLVILLVIVAGSMWIMLYNMVAV; encoded by the coding sequence ATGGTGCCGTCCAATACGCATCAAGCCCCGGAAGGGCACGGTTCTTTCAAATCGTATACCATCGGATTCATCTGCTCGATCATTCTGACACTTATTCCTATCATAATTGTCATGAATGACTGGTTGGATGGAACCTGGAACACCGTTGTGTTGATGATTGCGGCCGTGCTGCAGCTCATGGTTCAGCTCTTATTCTTCATGCACTTACGTGAAGAGAATAAGCCGAGGTACAACCTGATCTCGCTGGTTCTGGGCCTGGTCATTTTGCTGGTCATCGTAGCAGGGTCCATGTGGATCATGCTGTACAACATGGTGGCTGTATGA
- a CDS encoding metalloregulator ArsR/SmtB family transcription factor — MRVSIIQDDVLSLYEQKFKALSDKNRLRIIYELNQRGKVCVCDLTALLDLPQSKLSYHLKMLLDANIILMERIGKWNYYELNDEEVKGLLSEKLCCVFYPNSKT, encoded by the coding sequence ATGAGGGTCTCTATTATACAAGATGACGTATTAAGCCTGTATGAACAGAAATTTAAAGCGTTATCCGATAAGAATCGCTTAAGAATCATCTATGAATTGAACCAGCGAGGGAAAGTGTGTGTATGTGACCTCACCGCCTTGCTGGATCTTCCTCAATCGAAACTGTCTTATCATCTAAAAATGTTGCTGGATGCAAATATTATATTGATGGAACGAATCGGAAAATGGAACTATTATGAGCTTAACGATGAAGAGGTTAAGGGACTGTTATCCGAGAAGCTGTGCTGCGTTTTTTATCCGAATTCAAAAACATAA
- a CDS encoding COX15/CtaA family protein produces MILFVVSLKHRLLVWSSFIGMFLVLLAGALVTKTGSGLGCGDDWPLCNGKFIPAYTLESMIEYSHRMITGVVGILVLATYIVIRKHYRGHREASYYAGGTLLFTVIQALMGAAAVMWPQQPAVMALHFGISLFAVASSMLLVVWMRGLHGAQDYRTNVTVPRSIRFLGWGIWLYSCGVVYLGAYIRHTESEAGCMGWPLCNGQVIPYLGGASGIVFLHRVAAAVLLILLILLLLAVKNYETRVRSTGLTTLVIGLNLVVLAQILSGAWLTLAMNNHHIFIFASLVHNVLATLLFSMLAVFGIRTWKRR; encoded by the coding sequence ATGATATTGTTCGTAGTATCCTTAAAGCACCGTTTGCTGGTATGGTCCTCATTTATCGGTATGTTCTTAGTATTGCTGGCTGGGGCGCTTGTAACTAAGACCGGTTCCGGCCTTGGGTGTGGCGATGATTGGCCGCTTTGCAACGGGAAATTCATCCCGGCTTATACACTGGAATCCATGATTGAATATTCGCACCGGATGATAACCGGCGTGGTCGGAATTCTGGTGCTTGCCACTTATATCGTGATCCGGAAACATTACCGGGGCCATAGGGAGGCGAGTTATTATGCTGGCGGTACCTTATTGTTCACCGTGATTCAAGCTCTAATGGGGGCCGCGGCTGTCATGTGGCCGCAGCAGCCGGCGGTCATGGCGCTTCATTTTGGAATCTCCTTGTTTGCGGTGGCCAGCAGTATGCTGCTCGTGGTATGGATGCGTGGACTCCATGGAGCACAGGATTATCGTACTAACGTTACGGTTCCGCGATCTATCCGCTTCTTGGGCTGGGGAATCTGGCTGTATAGCTGCGGAGTGGTATACCTCGGTGCCTATATCCGGCATACGGAGTCGGAGGCTGGCTGTATGGGCTGGCCGCTATGCAATGGCCAGGTCATACCGTATCTGGGCGGGGCTTCTGGCATTGTCTTTCTTCATCGGGTCGCCGCTGCGGTTTTACTCATATTGCTGATTCTTCTGCTCTTAGCTGTAAAAAATTATGAGACAAGGGTGCGTTCAACAGGTCTGACAACGCTGGTAATCGGTCTTAATCTCGTAGTGCTAGCACAAATTTTAAGCGGGGCGTGGCTGACGCTTGCCATGAACAATCATCATATTTTTATTTTTGCAAGTCTTGTTCACAATGTGTTAGCGACCTTGCTCTTCAGCATGCTCGCGGTTTTTGGGATTCGTACATGGAAGAGAAGATGA
- the cyoC gene encoding cytochrome o ubiquinol oxidase subunit III: protein MEEVRTFGFWIYLMTDVIIFGTLFATYIVLQRNTDGGPGPADLFQMGGIIASTFILLASSYTCGLALLSMHKHNVKGLISWLAITAGLGAIFIGMEIAEFNHLVHEGATIGTSAFLSAFFTLVGTHGLHVLFGLVWMIALILQIAKRGITPVTKRKVNVISLFWHFLDVVWIFVFTVVYLMGVS, encoded by the coding sequence ATGGAGGAAGTACGAACGTTCGGCTTCTGGATTTATCTCATGACCGACGTTATTATATTCGGCACGTTGTTTGCCACCTACATTGTTCTGCAACGCAACACGGACGGAGGTCCGGGACCTGCAGACCTGTTTCAGATGGGCGGAATTATAGCCAGTACGTTCATATTGCTTGCGAGCAGTTATACTTGCGGCCTTGCGCTGCTGTCGATGCACAAGCATAACGTTAAAGGCCTCATATCCTGGCTGGCGATTACAGCCGGGCTGGGTGCCATATTTATCGGGATGGAGATTGCTGAATTCAATCATCTGGTACATGAAGGCGCGACGATAGGAACCAGCGCATTTTTATCCGCCTTCTTCACGTTGGTGGGCACGCATGGATTGCACGTATTGTTCGGACTGGTCTGGATGATCGCCCTGATCCTTCAGATCGCCAAGCGGGGAATTACCCCCGTGACCAAACGGAAGGTCAATGTGATCAGCTTGTTCTGGCATTTTCTCGATGTGGTATGGATCTTTGTATTTACAGTCGTGTACTTAATGGGGGTGAGTTAA
- the cyoA gene encoding ubiquinol oxidase subunit II, producing MKRPKTLRIMGLAVLLTIMLLAMTGCSENIIILNPKGPIAEQQRDLMIISTLLCSIVIVPVLILTAIIVWRYRDKKGRKAAYTPEWEHSTKLELIWWGIPILIILTLAIITVKATYALEPSKPIASSEKALTVQVTSLNWKWLFQYPEQGIASVNELKIPEDVPVRFEITADSPMNSFWIPQLGGQMYAMSGMAMTLYLQADEAGDYWGSGANFTGTDFAKMYFDVEATSKEEFDAWVEEVKAESPKLTLEGYKQLREPSASEVHTYSAFPEGLFEMTVTKYAASHNHGLSWKNTQNFNFKDQVTR from the coding sequence ATGAAACGACCCAAAACACTTCGAATCATGGGGTTAGCGGTTCTGCTGACCATCATGCTGCTGGCCATGACCGGATGCAGCGAGAACATCATTATTTTGAATCCGAAAGGACCCATTGCCGAGCAGCAGCGTGATTTAATGATCATCTCGACCTTGCTGTGCAGCATTGTCATCGTTCCGGTGTTGATACTGACAGCTATCATCGTGTGGCGGTATCGGGACAAAAAAGGAAGAAAAGCAGCGTATACCCCGGAGTGGGAGCATAGCACGAAGCTGGAACTGATTTGGTGGGGAATTCCCATCTTGATCATATTGACGCTGGCAATTATCACGGTCAAAGCAACGTATGCACTGGAACCGTCGAAGCCCATTGCCTCCAGTGAGAAAGCGCTGACCGTACAGGTAACCTCCTTGAACTGGAAATGGCTGTTTCAGTATCCCGAACAGGGCATAGCCTCGGTCAATGAATTGAAGATTCCGGAGGATGTGCCTGTCCGCTTCGAAATTACGGCCGATTCGCCAATGAACTCGTTCTGGATTCCGCAGCTTGGCGGCCAGATGTACGCTATGTCGGGGATGGCGATGACACTGTATTTGCAAGCCGATGAGGCTGGGGATTATTGGGGGTCCGGCGCGAACTTTACGGGTACGGATTTTGCAAAAATGTATTTTGACGTGGAAGCGACGTCCAAGGAGGAGTTTGACGCATGGGTGGAGGAAGTGAAGGCAGAGTCGCCCAAGCTGACATTGGAGGGATATAAACAGCTGAGGGAGCCGTCCGCATCCGAGGTTCATACGTATTCCGCTTTTCCGGAAGGGTTGTTCGAGATGACGGTGACAAAATATGCCGCTTCCCACAACCATGGTTTGTCATGGAAAAACACGCAAAACTTCAATTTCAAGGACCAGGTGACTAGGTAA
- a CDS encoding SCO family protein, which yields MKKIVFIGVIMVFTLVAAACGNSKPSQLSIPIQPFEYINQDEEPISLADLEGKVWIADFVFTRCITVCPTMTANMAELQQRLDNAGLEATLVSFSVDPERDDPAALKSYLSKFDANFTNWHALTGYSFEEIKTFVLQSFKAPIAMDTAADQVIHGTSFYLVDPSGTVVAKYDGNTDPPYDKILKDVKSLLK from the coding sequence ATGAAAAAGATTGTGTTTATAGGCGTAATCATGGTGTTCACGTTGGTGGCAGCCGCATGCGGCAACTCTAAACCAAGTCAGCTGAGCATTCCGATCCAGCCTTTTGAATATATCAACCAAGATGAAGAGCCGATTTCTTTAGCCGATCTGGAAGGCAAGGTATGGATCGCAGACTTTGTGTTCACGCGGTGCATTACGGTATGTCCGACCATGACCGCTAATATGGCCGAGCTGCAGCAGCGGCTGGATAACGCGGGGCTTGAAGCCACGCTGGTATCTTTTTCGGTGGATCCCGAGCGGGATGACCCTGCAGCACTGAAGAGCTATCTGAGTAAATTCGATGCGAATTTCACGAACTGGCATGCGTTAACAGGCTATTCGTTTGAAGAAATTAAAACGTTTGTGCTGCAATCCTTCAAAGCGCCTATCGCCATGGATACTGCAGCGGATCAGGTCATCCATGGGACGTCCTTCTACTTGGTTGATCCATCAGGTACGGTCGTTGCGAAGTATGATGGTAACACAGATCCTCCATATGACAAGATCCTGAAGGACGTCAAATCGCTGCTGAAGTAG
- a CDS encoding cytochrome c yields the protein MELIREYIWIVVMLAMLTLSACSERTEDDSVLRASITTTEDEEAVALYKSQCLSCHAVDLSGRVGPSLKDVGTRLSEDQIADIVMEGYQGMPSYKKILEESEIKSIAMWLSNMKEEQEGDT from the coding sequence ATGGAATTGATCCGAGAATATATATGGATTGTTGTTATGCTGGCTATGCTGACGTTGTCTGCATGCAGCGAACGGACCGAGGATGATTCGGTGCTTCGTGCCAGCATCACCACAACGGAGGATGAAGAGGCGGTTGCGCTGTACAAGAGCCAGTGCCTGTCATGCCATGCCGTCGACTTAAGCGGAAGGGTTGGCCCAAGTCTGAAGGATGTCGGGACGAGGCTATCTGAGGATCAAATCGCGGACATTGTAATGGAGGGTTATCAAGGCATGCCATCATATAAAAAGATTCTGGAGGAGAGCGAGATCAAGTCCATTGCGATGTGGCTTTCGAACATGAAGGAGGAACAGGAGGGAGATACATGA
- a CDS encoding cbb3-type cytochrome c oxidase subunit I, with amino-acid sequence MWEKIKEFASGFFVTGDPLIYGADVTIVLTLIAIVSGLTYFKKWKWLWRDWLTTVDHKKIGIMYILSAFLMLFRGGVDALLMRAQLAMPELDFLPPDHYNQIFTTHGVIMILFMAMPFMFGLFNIMVPLQLGARDVAYPFLNSLSFWLFFSGAMLFNLSFVIGGSPDAGWLAYPPYSGSMYNPGVGQDFYIWGIQISGLGSLMTGVNFLVTILKMRAPGMKLMKMPMFSWSVLSSCIAIIFSFPILTATLALLFLDRYAGAHFFTLDGGGNPMMYINLIWMWGHPEVYIIVLPAFGIFSEIVSTFSKKKLFGYKSMVWAMMIISVLSFLVWAHHFFTMGSGADVNAFFALTTMLIAIPTGVKVFNWLFTMFRGKITFETPMLWTIGFIPCFIIGGLTGVLLSVAPADFQFHNSYFLVAHFHQVIIGGVVFGYFAGLYYWWPKMFGFKLNERIGKWAFWFWNIGFYCCFMPQYVLGLMGMTRRVVSYSWDKDWWELNLVSTIGAVLMAIAFLFQVWQIVDGFKHQAKNRDVTGDPWNGRTLEWSIPSPAPVYNFAVLPNVSRQDEWWEQKQASEEHRTKKQHLEPIHMPRNSGVPIVMSAFWFIAGFGFIFDWTGFIYTGLAGVVGCLLYHSFNYDTDYYIPVDEIERTEAAIRKVNI; translated from the coding sequence ATGTGGGAAAAGATAAAAGAATTTGCTTCCGGATTTTTCGTGACGGGCGATCCGTTAATTTATGGCGCGGATGTCACCATCGTTCTAACGTTGATTGCCATTGTAAGCGGCTTGACGTACTTCAAAAAGTGGAAGTGGTTATGGCGGGATTGGCTGACCACTGTCGATCATAAAAAAATCGGCATTATGTACATTTTGTCCGCGTTCCTGATGCTGTTTCGGGGCGGAGTAGACGCGCTTCTCATGAGGGCGCAGCTGGCTATGCCGGAGCTTGATTTTTTGCCGCCGGATCATTATAACCAGATCTTCACCACGCATGGGGTCATCATGATTCTGTTCATGGCCATGCCGTTCATGTTCGGTTTGTTTAACATCATGGTGCCGCTGCAGCTCGGAGCTAGAGATGTAGCCTATCCGTTTCTGAATTCGCTCAGCTTCTGGCTGTTCTTCTCAGGGGCGATGCTGTTTAACCTGTCGTTTGTCATTGGTGGCTCGCCCGACGCCGGGTGGCTGGCGTATCCGCCCTATTCGGGCTCCATGTACAATCCGGGTGTAGGGCAGGACTTTTATATATGGGGAATCCAAATCTCGGGGCTCGGCAGCTTGATGACCGGGGTTAATTTCCTGGTGACGATTCTGAAAATGCGGGCGCCGGGCATGAAACTTATGAAAATGCCGATGTTTTCCTGGTCGGTCCTATCCAGCTGCATCGCCATTATATTCTCGTTTCCGATTTTGACGGCAACGCTGGCACTGCTTTTCCTGGATCGTTATGCCGGGGCGCATTTCTTCACGCTTGACGGTGGGGGGAACCCGATGATGTATATCAACCTGATCTGGATGTGGGGACATCCTGAGGTGTATATCATTGTCCTGCCGGCTTTCGGCATATTTTCAGAGATCGTCTCCACGTTCTCGAAGAAAAAGCTGTTTGGCTACAAGTCCATGGTGTGGGCGATGATGATCATCAGCGTCCTGTCCTTTCTGGTATGGGCCCACCATTTCTTTACGATGGGGTCGGGGGCGGACGTCAATGCTTTCTTTGCTTTAACAACCATGCTGATCGCAATCCCAACTGGCGTGAAAGTGTTCAACTGGCTGTTCACCATGTTCCGTGGAAAAATTACATTCGAAACGCCGATGTTATGGACGATTGGATTCATTCCATGTTTTATCATAGGGGGGTTGACGGGGGTTCTGTTATCCGTCGCTCCGGCGGATTTTCAGTTCCATAACAGTTACTTCCTGGTCGCGCATTTCCATCAGGTGATCATAGGGGGCGTCGTATTCGGTTACTTTGCCGGGCTGTACTATTGGTGGCCGAAAATGTTTGGCTTCAAGCTGAACGAACGCATCGGGAAGTGGGCATTCTGGTTCTGGAACATCGGTTTCTATTGCTGCTTCATGCCGCAATATGTGCTCGGTCTGATGGGAATGACCCGCCGGGTCGTTTCGTATAGCTGGGACAAAGATTGGTGGGAGCTGAATCTGGTGTCCACGATCGGTGCTGTGCTCATGGCGATTGCCTTTCTGTTTCAGGTTTGGCAGATCGTGGATGGGTTTAAGCACCAGGCAAAGAACCGGGATGTCACGGGGGATCCGTGGAATGGCCGTACGCTCGAGTGGTCCATTCCTTCGCCGGCACCGGTCTACAACTTTGCCGTATTGCCGAACGTCTCCCGTCAAGACGAATGGTGGGAGCAGAAACAAGCGTCAGAAGAACATCGGACCAAGAAGCAGCACCTGGAACCGATTCATATGCCTAGAAATTCCGGTGTTCCGATTGTCATGTCGGCTTTCTGGTTTATAGCAGGGTTTGGCTTCATATTCGATTGGACCGGATTTATCTATACCGGATTGGCAGGCGTGGTAGGCTGTTTACTATATCATTCCTTTAATTATGACACGGATTATTATATTCCGGTTGACGAAATCGAGCGAACTGAAGCTGCCATAAGGAAGGTGAATATCTAA